The Janthinobacterium tructae genome contains the following window.
TTTCTGCTAGGGTGATAGTCAGGAGCGTCCATGCATATGCCCATCCAGTTCGACACCCTCGATTACGCCAAACGCCTCGCCTCGGCCGGCGTGCCCACGCAGCAAGCGGAAGCGCATGCGGCAGCCCTGGGTGATGTGCTCGGCTCAGCCGTGGTCGTGCATGGCGAACTGGCGGCGCTGGCACGCAATCTGCTGGGGGAAATCAAGCTGGTGGCGCAAAGAGTCGACACCAGGGTGGGGGCCCTTGATGTGAAAATAGATGCGCAGGAACAGAAACTCGACAGCAGAATAGATACACTGGAACAGAAACTTGATAGCCGAATAGATACACTGGAACAAAAACTTGATAGCCGAATAGATGCACTGGAGCAGAAGTTCGATAGCAGAATAGATGCACTTGAACAGCAATTCGATGCCAGATTCGATCACTCCGAGCAAAAATTCGATGCGCGCCTGGAACGCCTGGACTTGCGCCATGGCGCGGACATGAAACACGTGTACTGGATGATGAGCACCCTGATCCTGCTCAACCTGGGCATCCTCAGCAAATTGATGCTGCAGTAAGCACTCACCTACCCCCTCTGGCAATAAAAAAGCCGCTGCTTCCGAAAGAGGTCAGCGGCTTTTGCTTACGAGTATGGTACAGCGTCTAGGACGCTTCTTCCGGCGCCTGGGTGGCCCTGACGAAGATGGGCGCCACCAGCAGGCCCAGCTCGAACAACAGGCACATGGGGATGGCCAGCGAGAACTGGCTGACCACGTCCGGCGGCGTGACGATGGCGGCTATCACGAAGGCGCCGACGATGATGTAGGGACGCACTTCCTTGAGTTTCGCGATAGTAACCAAGCCCATGCGCACGAGGATCACCACCACCACGGGCACTTCGAACGTCGCGCCAAAGGCCAGGCACATCGACATGACGAAATCGAGGTAGTTTTCGATATCGGGCGTCACCGCGATCGACGATGGCGAAAAGTCGCTGATGAAGTGGAAGACGCGGCCAAACACAAAGAAGTAGCAGAAGGCCACGCCGGCCATGAACAGCAGGGACGAGGAAATGACCAGCGGCGCGATCAGGCGCTTTTCATGCGTGTACAGGCCGGGCGCGATAAACGCCCACATCTGGTATAGCACCCAGGGCAAGGCGACGATGAAGGCGATCACCAGCGTCACTTTCATCGGCACCAGGAACGGCGAAATCACGCCGGTGGCGATCATTTTCGAGCCGGCCGGCAGCGAGGCGATCATCGGCGCGGCAATAAAATCGTAGATCTGCGAGGGGCCGGGCCAATAGAACAGCACGGCGCAGACGACGGCGATGCCGATCGAGGCCTTGACCAGGCGGTTGCGCAGCTCGACCAGATGCGAGATAAAGGTTTCTTCCACCGGGGATTTGCTACTCATGAGTAAAAGGAGGAGGAACTGGCGCGCGGACGGAAGCGCGCCACGCGGGCGGCCGCCGACTGCACGTGCTGCTTGCCGCCATGGCGCTGCTTGTACCAGCCAGGGATGGCGGAATTGCGCACCAGCTTCTTGCGGCGGAATTCGCGCGCCTTGCGGGCCAGGTCGTCATTGGTGGCGCGCAGCATGGCTTCATGCGCATCGTGGTGTCCATCATACGAGCTGGAATCGCCGCGCCAGGCGTTTTCCACCTCGGCCAGGTTGCCGGAGATCGAGTTTTCCACGCCATGCATGGATTTCTCCACGCTTTGCTTGACGGAATGGGCTGCATCCTGCACTTCCTTCTGCAGGTTTTTCAGCTCTTCCATTTCAATTTCGCGCGAGACTTCGGATTTCACCTGGTTCAGGTAGCGTTGCGCGCGGCCATACAGGGTACCGGCCATGCGCGCCACTCTCGGCAACTTTTCAGGGCCGATGACTATCAATGCAACCACGCCGATGATGGCGATTTTAGAGAGACCGAGATCGATCATAAGCGGACAAGGGCTGTTACCGGACGAGGCAAGCGCCCCGCCACGCTATCAGAACTTGCTTTTCTCTTTCGTCTCGACGTCGATGGTGCTTTTGTCGGCCACTTGCGATGGCGCAGCAGGAGGGGTGTTGGCTGCCGGGGCGTCATCGTCGCCCTTGACGCCATCCTTGAAGCCTTTGACGGCCTTGCCGATATCACCGCCGATGTTGCCCAGTTTCTTGGTGCCGAAGACCAGCATCACAATGACCAGAACGATCACCCAGTGCCAAATACTCAATGAACCCATCACATTCTCCTTGCGGGACGGTGCCCGAATAGCGTCGACCAATGCCGGTAGTATACACGCGAACCCGGCGTACGGCGAAATCAGTGCTGGCCACGCCAGGGGCGGGGGCCGCCGTACACATGCATGTGCAGGTGATACACCTCTTGCCCGCCGTTCGGGCCGCTGTTGATCATGGTCTTGAAGCCGCCGACGGGTGTGCCATCGGCCTCATACGTGACAGCGCAGCCGAACTCGGCAGCGAGTTTCGGCGCCAGGCGCAGCAGCTTGCCCAGCATGTCCGTATGGCTATCGTCGCAGTCGGACAGGCTGGCCACGTGGCGCTTCGGAATCAGCAACAGATGTACGGGGGCGGCCGGGTTGATGTCCTTGAAGGCCAGCAAGTCCTCGTCTTCATACACGATGGACGAAGGAATTTGTTTTGCAGCAATCTTGCAGAAAATACAGTTATCCACGCACGCTCCAGTAGGTCAGTGTTTGTCTGTTTCGCTGGCGTCGCGCAATTCATCCTTGCGTGCCGCCTTTTCTTCCAGGCCGGACAGGCCTTCACGGCGCGCCAGCTCGTCGAGCACCTGCTGCGGCGTCAGGTCGAACTGCGCCAGCATCACCAGCGAGTGAAACCACAGGTCGGCGCATTCGTACAGGACCTTCGACGGGTCGTTGTCGCGGCGCGCATCCTTGGCGGCCATCACCGTTTCCGTGGCCTCTTCGCCGATTTTTTTCAAAATGGCATCGTCACCTTTGGCAAACAGGCGCGCGACATAGGAGGTGGCGGGGTCACCGCCATTGGCCAGCTTGCGCGATTCGATCACGGCGGCCAGGCGCTTTAAAGTTTCACTCATTTGCTCTTGCTTTCCGCGTAAATCGTCTCAGGGTCTTTCAGCACGGGATCGGTGATTTGCCATTCGCCCGTTTTTTCGTCGCCTTCGAATTTCTGGAAGAAACACGAATGACGGCCCGTATGGCAGGCGATGCCGCCGGCCTGCTCGATCTTCAGCAAGACCACGTCTTCATCGCAATCGAGGCGGATTTCCAGCACTTTTTGCGTGTGGCCCGATTCTTCGCCCTTGTGCCACAGTTTTTTGCGGGAACGGCTCCAGTACACGGCTTCGCCCAGTTCCACCGTGCGCGCCAGCGCGTCGCGGTTCATCCAGGCGAACATCAGCACGTCATTGCTGCCCGCTTCCTGCGCGATCACGGGCACCAGGCCGTGCTCGTCCCATCTGACCTTTTTCAGCCACTTGGCATTGCTTGCTACGATGGTTCCGTTTTGCATGTTCTATATCCTGGGTACTATTTTGTTTACGCCAGACGCATGGGAATGCCCTGCTGCGCCATGAAACGCTTGGCTTCCTGTACCGTGTGCTGGCCATAGTGGAAGATGCTGGCGGCCAGCACGGCATCCGCGCGGCCCACCTTGATGCCGTCGACCAGGTCTTGCAAGCCGCCCACACCGCCCGAGGCGATGACGGGGATGCTGACGGCGTCGGACACGCCGCGCGTCAGGCCCAGGTCAAAGCCCACCTTCGTGCCATCGCGGTCCATGCTGGTGAGCAAGATTTCACCAGCGCCCAGGCTTTCCATCTTTTTGGCCCATGCAAAGGCGTCCAGGCCCGTGGCGGTGCGCCCGCCATGGGTAAACACTTCCCACTTGCCGGGCGACACCTGCTTGGCGTCGATGGCGACGACGATGCATTGCGAGCCGTGCTTTTGCGATGCCTCAAATACCAGCTGGGGATTCGTCACGGCCGAGGTGTTGATGCTGACCTTGTCGGCGCCCGCGTTGAGCAGCCGGCGCACGTCTTCCACCACGCGCACGCCGCCGCCCACGGTCAGCGGAATGAACACTTGCGAGGCGACGGCTTCGATGATGTCGAAGATCAGGCCGCGGTTGTCGCTGGACGCGGTAATGTCGAGGAAAGTGATTTCATCGGCGCCCTGCTCGTCATAACGGCGGGCAATTTCCACCGGGTCGCCGGCGTCGCGCAATTGCGTGAAGTTGACGCCTTTGACGACGCGGCCATTGGTCACGTCGAGGCAGGGGATGATACGTTTTGCAAGCATGATGGGTTCCAGATTGTCGCCAGGCCAGGGCACGCGCAGGCGCACCCCGGCCGGGCTGGCTTAAACGGCGGCGTCGGTCAGTTCGTCGGCGCGTTCTTGCGCCTGCGCCAGGTCGATCGTGCCTTCATAGATGGAACGGCCGCAGATCACGCCTTCGATACCTTCGGCCTGGACCGCGCACAGCGCTTCCACGTCGCCAATATTGTGCA
Protein-coding sequences here:
- the tatC gene encoding twin-arginine translocase subunit TatC — encoded protein: MSSKSPVEETFISHLVELRNRLVKASIGIAVVCAVLFYWPGPSQIYDFIAAPMIASLPAGSKMIATGVISPFLVPMKVTLVIAFIVALPWVLYQMWAFIAPGLYTHEKRLIAPLVISSSLLFMAGVAFCYFFVFGRVFHFISDFSPSSIAVTPDIENYLDFVMSMCLAFGATFEVPVVVVILVRMGLVTIAKLKEVRPYIIVGAFVIAAIVTPPDVVSQFSLAIPMCLLFELGLLVAPIFVRATQAPEEAS
- the tatB gene encoding Sec-independent protein translocase protein TatB; the protein is MIDLGLSKIAIIGVVALIVIGPEKLPRVARMAGTLYGRAQRYLNQVKSEVSREIEMEELKNLQKEVQDAAHSVKQSVEKSMHGVENSISGNLAEVENAWRGDSSSYDGHHDAHEAMLRATNDDLARKAREFRRKKLVRNSAIPGWYKQRHGGKQHVQSAAARVARFRPRASSSSFYS
- the tatA gene encoding Sec-independent protein translocase subunit TatA; translation: MGSLSIWHWVIVLVIVMLVFGTKKLGNIGGDIGKAVKGFKDGVKGDDDAPAANTPPAAPSQVADKSTIDVETKEKSKF
- a CDS encoding histidine triad nucleotide-binding protein, whose amino-acid sequence is MDNCIFCKIAAKQIPSSIVYEDEDLLAFKDINPAAPVHLLLIPKRHVASLSDCDDSHTDMLGKLLRLAPKLAAEFGCAVTYEADGTPVGGFKTMINSGPNGGQEVYHLHMHVYGGPRPWRGQH
- a CDS encoding phosphoribosyl-ATP diphosphatase, whose product is MSETLKRLAAVIESRKLANGGDPATSYVARLFAKGDDAILKKIGEEATETVMAAKDARRDNDPSKVLYECADLWFHSLVMLAQFDLTPQQVLDELARREGLSGLEEKAARKDELRDASETDKH
- the hisI gene encoding phosphoribosyl-AMP cyclohydrolase, whose translation is MQNGTIVASNAKWLKKVRWDEHGLVPVIAQEAGSNDVLMFAWMNRDALARTVELGEAVYWSRSRKKLWHKGEESGHTQKVLEIRLDCDEDVVLLKIEQAGGIACHTGRHSCFFQKFEGDEKTGEWQITDPVLKDPETIYAESKSK
- the hisF gene encoding imidazole glycerol phosphate synthase subunit HisF; this encodes MLAKRIIPCLDVTNGRVVKGVNFTQLRDAGDPVEIARRYDEQGADEITFLDITASSDNRGLIFDIIEAVASQVFIPLTVGGGVRVVEDVRRLLNAGADKVSINTSAVTNPQLVFEASQKHGSQCIVVAIDAKQVSPGKWEVFTHGGRTATGLDAFAWAKKMESLGAGEILLTSMDRDGTKVGFDLGLTRGVSDAVSIPVIASGGVGGLQDLVDGIKVGRADAVLAASIFHYGQHTVQEAKRFMAQQGIPMRLA